From the Verrucomicrobiia bacterium genome, one window contains:
- a CDS encoding PAS domain S-box protein, which yields MKKSDSLEVAIPGAGLSEALLRGTDDAVLGTDASGRVMFWNDGAVRLLGYEAEEILGRALAELIPESSRAREEAVWGRLKAGERVPHYETVRLGRDGREVEVSVTRSAIRDGAGGWAGVSEIARDVSEDRREQNRRIAEVEERLKVSFREIEDLKAALDEHAIVAITDARGRITYVNDKFCAISKYAREELLGQDHRLINSGHHPKEFIRDLWRTIGRGGVWHGELKNRARDGTHYWVDTTIVPFLDEAGRPRQYVAIRAEITERKLAEEALQRRTEELARSNHDLEQFAYVASHDLQEPLRAVAGCVQILQRKYGGQMGAGADELIGHVVDGAQRMRKLIDDLLEFSRVGTRGGKFQRITVGTALAEALRNLAVALEESGGRIVNDPLPEVEADPTQLTQLFQNLIGNAIKFRGPEAPRVQIGAERRGGWWEISVRDNGIGIEPQYFERLFRIFQRLHTRREYPGTGIGLAICRRIVERHGGRIWVESKPGEGTTFFFTLLGAS from the coding sequence CTCATTGGAGGTGGCGATTCCCGGGGCTGGGCTGAGCGAGGCTCTGTTGCGGGGTACCGACGATGCGGTGCTGGGCACCGATGCTTCTGGAAGGGTTATGTTCTGGAACGACGGGGCGGTCCGGCTGCTGGGGTATGAGGCGGAGGAGATCCTGGGGAGGGCATTGGCGGAATTGATTCCGGAATCGTCGAGGGCGAGGGAGGAGGCGGTGTGGGGGCGATTGAAGGCGGGAGAGCGGGTGCCGCATTACGAGACGGTGCGACTGGGTCGCGACGGGCGGGAGGTCGAGGTGTCGGTGACGCGGTCGGCGATTCGGGACGGGGCGGGTGGATGGGCGGGGGTGTCGGAGATTGCGCGGGACGTGAGCGAGGATCGGCGGGAGCAGAACCGGCGGATTGCGGAGGTGGAGGAGCGGTTGAAGGTGTCGTTTCGGGAGATCGAGGACTTGAAGGCGGCGCTGGACGAGCATGCGATCGTGGCCATCACGGATGCGCGGGGCCGGATCACGTACGTGAACGACAAGTTCTGTGCGATATCGAAGTATGCGCGGGAGGAATTGCTGGGGCAGGACCACCGGCTGATCAACTCGGGGCATCACCCGAAGGAGTTCATCCGGGACCTGTGGCGGACCATCGGCAGGGGGGGCGTGTGGCACGGGGAACTCAAGAACCGGGCCCGGGATGGGACGCACTACTGGGTGGACACGACGATCGTGCCCTTTCTGGATGAGGCGGGGCGCCCGCGCCAGTACGTGGCGATCCGGGCGGAGATCACCGAGCGCAAACTGGCGGAGGAGGCGTTGCAGCGGCGGACGGAGGAACTGGCGCGGTCGAATCACGATCTGGAGCAGTTCGCCTATGTGGCCTCGCACGATCTGCAGGAGCCGTTGCGGGCGGTGGCGGGGTGCGTGCAGATCCTGCAACGGAAGTATGGGGGACAGATGGGCGCGGGGGCGGACGAGTTGATCGGGCATGTGGTGGACGGGGCGCAGCGCATGCGGAAGTTGATCGACGATCTGCTGGAGTTCTCCCGGGTGGGGACGCGGGGCGGGAAGTTCCAGAGGATCACGGTGGGGACGGCCCTGGCGGAGGCGCTGCGCAATCTTGCGGTGGCGTTGGAGGAGAGCGGGGGGCGGATCGTGAACGACCCGCTTCCGGAGGTGGAGGCGGACCCGACCCAGTTGACGCAGTTGTTCCAGAACCTGATCGGGAACGCGATCAAGTTCCGGGGTCCGGAGGCGCCCCGGGTGCAGATTGGGGCCGAGCGGCGTGGGGGGTGGTGGGAGATTTCGGTCCGGGACAACGGGATCGGGATCGAGCCGCAGTACTTCGAGCGACTGTTCCGGATCTTCCAGAGGCTGCACACGCGGCGGGAGTATCCGGGGACGGGGATCGGGCTGGCGATCTGCCGGCGGATCGTGGAGCGGCATGGGGGACGCATCTGGGTGGAATCGAAGCCGGGCGAGGGAACCACCTTTTTTTTTACCTTGCTGGGGGCATCTTGA
- a CDS encoding response regulator, with the protein MKMTGSDKPIDILLVEDSPTDALMTREALEFSKVMNRLFTVEDGVEAIAFLRRTGRHADAPRPDLVLLDLNLPRKGGREVLAEIKADPKLKSIPVVILSTSKADEDVARSYDLHANCYVAKPVEFYKFAEVIQSIREFWFGVVSLPRQDP; encoded by the coding sequence ATGAAGATGACGGGCAGCGACAAGCCGATCGACATTCTGCTGGTCGAGGACAGTCCGACGGACGCCTTGATGACGCGGGAGGCGTTGGAGTTCTCGAAGGTGATGAACCGCCTGTTCACGGTGGAGGACGGCGTCGAGGCGATCGCGTTTCTGCGGCGCACGGGCCGGCATGCGGATGCGCCGAGGCCAGACCTGGTCTTGCTGGACCTCAATCTGCCACGGAAGGGGGGGCGGGAAGTGCTGGCGGAGATCAAGGCCGACCCGAAGCTGAAGTCGATTCCGGTGGTGATCCTGAGCACCTCGAAGGCGGACGAGGACGTTGCGCGGTCGTACGATCTGCACGCCAACTGCTACGTCGCCAAGCCGGTGGAGTTTTACAAGTTCGCCGAAGTCATCCAGTCCATCCGGGAGTTCTGGTTCGGGGTGGTGTCGCTGCCCCGCCAGGACCCGTAA